The following proteins are co-located in the Piscirickettsia litoralis genome:
- a CDS encoding cadherin-like domain-containing protein, whose protein sequence is MNDDPVVIEGSASGAEDAPLVFDVSDLISDVDGDDLSIQNFEQPANGNLTLEGTQFTFTPDENWNGDTSFEYTVTDGEGVQPWALWT, encoded by the coding sequence GTGAATGATGATCCGGTGGTGATTGAGGGCAGTGCGTCAGGGGCTGAAGATGCGCCACTTGTGTTTGATGTGAGTGATTTAATTTCTGATGTCGATGGCGATGATCTATCTATTCAAAATTTCGAGCAACCGGCTAATGGCAACTTAACGCTTGAGGGGACACAATTTACCTTTACCCCGGATGAAAACTGGAATGGTGATACTAGCTTTGAATACACCGTAACCGATGGTGAAGGGGTACAACCGTGGGCTCTGTGGACTTAA
- a CDS encoding GNAT family N-acetyltransferase, whose protein sequence is MQSLQTLALKQPTPEDCEAFIKAVKISAALHHPWVSPADNEEDFLEYIDKANNSDRSESLFLMHNSNLVGVFNISEIVRGCFQSCYLGYYAFEPFANQGYMTQGLQLLIHHAFGALKLHRIEANIRPENTHSIKLVQKLGFHKEGYSPNYLYLDGAWRDHERWAITHDF, encoded by the coding sequence ATGCAAAGCCTCCAAACTCTCGCCTTAAAACAGCCCACACCAGAAGACTGTGAAGCATTTATCAAAGCCGTCAAAATTAGTGCTGCCTTACACCACCCTTGGGTTTCTCCTGCTGATAACGAAGAAGATTTTTTGGAATACATTGACAAGGCAAATAACTCAGATCGCAGTGAAAGCCTATTTCTAATGCACAATAGTAATCTTGTCGGGGTCTTCAATATCAGTGAAATTGTGCGCGGTTGCTTTCAAAGTTGCTATCTCGGCTATTATGCCTTCGAACCTTTTGCTAATCAGGGTTATATGACTCAAGGTTTGCAGCTATTAATTCATCATGCTTTTGGCGCACTCAAGCTTCACCGCATAGAGGCCAATATTCGCCCTGAAAATACTCATTCAATTAAGCTCGTACAAAAGCTCGGCTTTCACAAAGAAGGCTACTCCCCCAACTATTTATACCTTGACGGTGCTTGGCGTGACCATGAGCGCTGGGCGATTACCCATGATTTTTAA
- a CDS encoding FAD-dependent monooxygenase, with product MKILIIGAGLGGLTMAHALKTYLPQAEFKIIEKSTSLRATGASIALPGNAVDAFKYLSMQEQILKTAHPISKIRYLKYNGKLLSETKLAEHPILKDYQFIALQREELIHLLAQDILPHIQFNTVIKQYTQQDKLTHIELSDDSHFTADLIIDASGVNSTHRQAICGQDLREDLGISCWRFLTSRKTADPSYYLLSPNGGLGLLYPTSGNQSYVYLQRVQEKDNYSTDVDKASLVRFFAKFAPELQEAIDSTPTEKIIASRLVSVSEPIMTDHKSTVFIGDAAAACSPQLQQGYASAIEDALTLAWSLQAKPQLEDALLCYEQLRLSRVQWIKNASDTPSKSSQALIIYFQEELLPRKSERTAPSMCKAGRLYWKKIT from the coding sequence ATGAAGATATTAATCATTGGCGCGGGTCTTGGTGGTCTCACAATGGCACATGCACTTAAAACTTACTTACCCCAAGCTGAATTTAAGATCATTGAAAAATCAACATCACTCAGAGCAACTGGCGCGAGTATTGCTCTGCCGGGCAATGCGGTTGATGCATTTAAATATTTATCGATGCAAGAGCAAATACTAAAAACAGCCCACCCTATTAGCAAAATACGCTACCTTAAATACAACGGCAAACTTCTCAGTGAAACCAAGCTGGCCGAGCATCCAATATTAAAAGACTATCAATTTATTGCCCTACAAAGAGAGGAACTCATTCACCTGCTCGCTCAAGATATTCTCCCTCACATCCAATTTAACACCGTGATTAAACAATACACGCAGCAAGATAAACTCACTCACATTGAATTAAGTGATGACAGTCACTTTACGGCTGACTTAATAATTGATGCGTCCGGAGTAAATTCCACACATCGCCAAGCAATATGTGGGCAAGATTTGCGAGAAGATTTAGGCATCAGCTGTTGGCGCTTTTTAACCAGTAGAAAAACAGCAGACCCCAGCTACTACCTATTATCCCCCAACGGTGGCCTTGGGTTACTTTACCCAACCTCAGGCAATCAATCTTATGTATATTTACAGCGCGTGCAAGAAAAAGATAACTACAGCACCGACGTTGATAAAGCGAGTTTGGTGCGTTTCTTTGCTAAGTTCGCCCCTGAGTTACAAGAGGCGATAGACTCAACACCGACTGAAAAAATAATCGCCAGTCGCTTAGTTTCTGTCAGTGAACCGATCATGACAGATCACAAATCCACCGTATTTATCGGTGATGCCGCCGCCGCATGCTCCCCACAATTACAACAAGGCTATGCGAGCGCGATTGAAGATGCCTTAACTCTCGCCTGGTCACTACAGGCAAAGCCTCAATTAGAAGATGCGCTCCTGTGTTATGAGCAATTAAGGCTGAGCAGAGTTCAATGGATTAAAAATGCTTCAGATACCCCCTCAAAAAGTTCTCAAGCTTTAATAATATACTTTCAAGAAGAGTTATTGCCCAGAAAATCAGAAAGAACGGCCCCCTCAATGTGCAAGGCTGGTCGACTTTATTGGAAAAAAATTACCTAG
- a CDS encoding outer membrane protein assembly factor BamD: MNYLTKKSLLTLFTASAGALLLSACSSTPKINYNTLNAEQIYQRGAKHMQEEDYDLAVKEFQELDAHYPFGPYAQQGDLDTIYAYYKDDKPDMALLQANRFINLYPNNPGLPYAYYMKGVINFDQGASFLQRYFHYDISEHDTTTAKQAYMDFNTFIHNYPKSPYVTDAKRRMVYLRNALAQFQLNVALYNLQKKAYIGAVTRAQGVIKEYPRTPAVKGALEVMIKAYRALGLNTLAKDTEATYQTTYHKAPFTKKKS; the protein is encoded by the coding sequence ATGAACTATTTAACAAAAAAATCGCTACTGACCTTATTTACTGCCTCTGCCGGTGCACTTTTACTCAGTGCCTGCAGCAGCACCCCTAAAATCAACTACAACACCCTCAATGCTGAGCAAATCTATCAGCGCGGTGCGAAACACATGCAAGAAGAAGACTATGATCTTGCCGTCAAAGAGTTCCAAGAACTCGATGCCCACTATCCATTCGGCCCCTACGCTCAGCAAGGCGATTTGGATACGATTTATGCCTATTACAAAGATGATAAACCGGATATGGCGCTATTACAGGCCAATCGCTTTATCAACCTTTACCCAAACAACCCAGGCTTACCCTATGCCTATTATATGAAAGGCGTGATCAACTTTGATCAAGGGGCGAGTTTCTTACAGCGCTACTTCCATTACGACATTAGCGAGCATGATACAACAACGGCCAAACAAGCCTATATGGACTTTAATACCTTTATCCATAACTACCCAAAAAGTCCGTATGTTACCGATGCTAAGCGTCGTATGGTTTACTTGCGTAATGCTCTAGCACAGTTCCAGCTCAATGTGGCTTTATACAACTTACAGAAAAAAGCCTACATTGGTGCAGTGACACGTGCTCAAGGGGTCATTAAAGAGTATCCACGCACTCCTGCGGTTAAAGGTGCATTAGAAGTTATGATTAAAGCCTATAGAGCGCTAGGCTTAAATACGCTCGCTAAAGATACAGAAGCGACCTATCAGACAACCTACCATAAAGCGCCCTTCACCAAGAAAAAATCTTAA
- a CDS encoding tandem-95 repeat protein, with translation MLRGGQGDDRLHGGLGDDVLRGGQGDDILRGGQGDDRLHGGQGDDRLHGGVGDDVLRGGQGDDILRGGRGDDNLHGGAGDDRLHGGVGDDVLRGGQGADVLRAGEGDDILRGGQGDDTLHGGLGSDDLRGGQGADILHGGEGADILRGGGGADILDGGSGADIVYGRSGDDVASYTVGQSDGIDQYYGGVDKDTLQVELTAEQFEDADILADLHALKQFIVENSDETSNNGPSETFSHLGLKVADFENLEIYVDGEPIELNTGPDAEDDALTLAEDAVFSFTATDILANDEDIDGDQLSITGISQNPEHGELSFNSETGEFSYVPDENYNGEDSFVYTVSDGNGGLSNATVTFTIDPVNDDPVVIEGSASGAEDAPLVFDVSDLISDVDGDDHLSIQNFEQPANGSLVLEGTQFTFTPDENWNGDTSFEYTVTDGEGGTTVGSVDLTIAAVNDGPEAGDDQLNLAEDSALNFTAADILVNDEDIDGDLLSI, from the coding sequence ATACTTCGCGGCGGCCAAGGAGATGACCGTTTACACGGTGGTTTAGGTGATGATGTCCTAAGGGGTGGGCAAGGAGATGATATACTCCGTGGAGGTCAAGGAGATGACCGCTTGCATGGCGGTCAAGGCGACGATCGTTTACACGGTGGCGTGGGTGATGATGTATTACGTGGCGGACAGGGTGATGACATTCTACGTGGTGGCCGTGGTGATGATAATTTACATGGTGGTGCAGGCGATGACCGCTTACACGGTGGCGTGGGCGATGATGTGCTTCGAGGCGGCCAAGGGGCCGACGTTTTAAGAGCGGGTGAAGGTGATGATATTCTCCGTGGTGGTCAAGGTGATGATACTTTACATGGAGGCTTAGGTAGTGATGATCTTCGTGGAGGTCAGGGCGCGGATATCCTTCACGGTGGTGAAGGTGCCGATATTCTACGCGGCGGTGGCGGTGCTGACATCTTAGATGGTGGGTCTGGTGCGGATATTGTGTACGGTCGTAGTGGCGATGATGTTGCAAGCTATACGGTTGGCCAATCAGATGGTATTGATCAATATTATGGCGGCGTAGATAAAGACACACTCCAAGTTGAGCTAACTGCTGAACAATTTGAAGACGCTGATATATTGGCTGATTTACATGCTTTAAAACAGTTTATCGTCGAAAATTCTGATGAGACTAGTAATAACGGCCCTAGTGAGACTTTCAGCCATTTAGGTTTGAAAGTTGCTGATTTTGAGAATTTAGAGATTTATGTCGATGGCGAGCCGATAGAGCTTAATACTGGGCCTGATGCTGAGGATGATGCGTTAACGTTAGCAGAAGATGCGGTATTCAGTTTCACAGCAACAGATATTCTTGCAAATGATGAAGATATCGATGGTGATCAGCTGAGTATTACCGGCATTAGCCAAAACCCAGAGCATGGTGAATTAAGTTTTAATAGTGAGACTGGTGAATTTAGTTATGTTCCTGACGAAAACTATAACGGTGAAGATAGCTTTGTTTATACCGTTTCTGATGGTAATGGCGGATTATCTAATGCCACGGTCACGTTCACGATTGATCCGGTGAACGATGATCCGGTGGTGATTGAGGGCAGTGCATCAGGGGCTGAAGATGCGCCACTCGTGTTTGATGTGAGTGATTTAATCTCTGATGTCGATGGGGATGATCATCTATCTATTCAAAATTTCGAGCAACCGGCTAATGGTAGTTTGGTTCTTGAAGGTACGCAATTTACCTTTACCCCGGATGAAAACTGGAATGGCGATACTAGCTTTGAATACACCGTAACCGATGGTGAAGGGGGTACAACCGTGGGTTCTGTGGACTTAACCATAGCCGCGGTGAATGATGGCCCAGAAGCGGGTGATGATCAATTAAATTTAGCTGAAGATAGTGCACTCAACTTCACAGCGGCTGATATTTTAGTCAATGATGAAGATATTGATGGTGATCTGCTGAGTATT
- a CDS encoding cadherin-like domain-containing protein: MGSVDLTIAAVNDGPEAGDDQLNLAEDNALNFTAADILANDSDIDGDQLSITGISQNPEHGELSFNSETGEFSYVPDENYNGEDSFVYTVSDGNGGLSNATVTFTIDPVNDDPVVIEGSASGAEDAPLVFDVSDLISDVDGDDLSIQNFEQPANGSLVLEGTQFTFTPDENWNGDTSFEYTVIDGEGGSDIGSVSLSIEPVNDDPTAESHTFELKEDGSLVITEADLLAGAEDVDGDNLSVTHVTDPANGELIDNGDSTWTFTPDDDWSGETSFEYTVSDGQGGEVTETVQLNVEEGAEEANVRFIVNDQKTIYPDYSDEDSNYEVKQPEAFGTTEVITGEEMDTDGIRDSDQISVTYQDENAASLQLDSGWNSIKNALAQSDEAADITMTDFVRSDVKLGGDGDSSVVIDGAKRGDISTGEGDDSVDVTAKTNNAGWSNTFNIDTGAGADAVSLEGDKGLTEFNVDTGAGADEVKLGADYKNSEVNVGEGHDVVTGGEGEDIVYGGAGNDNLSGGEGDDILYGGDAAFSVERNRGSDTIEVGDIPDDVEISAVGGDLSADSHGFGVDDGEKDHIHQGLSQEMAYDPLTGVSEGLVFDFGHNVIEAEIEFNHFKSNGKESEQGQYRLIDSDGNESVWVTFTAADLDNNDGELVISSDEGFAGIEFRATGYESDPKGWENEHHNTGKAYDSSDYLIESISYSYDDVIYHEEGGNDVLLGGLGNDILYGGGGDDTLDGGAGIDEVYAGSGDDAATFVVGQSDGIDQYHGGTGDDTFRVELTGEQLENSDIVADLRELNDFIQENSNENSDNGPIETFEHLGVQVGDFEKLDIVVDGQSTDIGDIQIENQWTNDDFDRSQHSRPAHFQVGDPEHSPEGDDALHSHRHTDSTKDFDHEWDTKAHHYRGLEGEEDARDVLTGSEANDAYTLDWGGREELSSIEEFNTGAGDDIVDLASYRYEYGDTVMNLGDGKDVGWGNLGDDQIFGGAGNDWLAGNSGDDLLQGGLGDDRIEGNAGDDEIHVGQGDDIAMGHTGNDLFVFNLDEGDLGQNWISGGEGTDTLQVSGSEGQNWVLHVEGDGEEHTIQGMAGDAGQYGEEHLSYSGSLVFDNGQSKVQFTDIEKIEWF, from the coding sequence GTGGGCTCTGTGGACTTAACCATAGCCGCGGTGAATGATGGCCCAGAAGCGGGTGATGATCAATTAAATTTAGCTGAAGATAATGCACTCAACTTCACAGCCGCTGATATTTTAGCAAATGATAGTGATATTGATGGCGATCAGCTCAGTATTACCGGCATTAGCCAAAACCCAGAGCATGGTGAATTAAGTTTTAATAGTGAGACCGGTGAATTTAGTTATGTTCCTGACGAAAACTATAACGGTGAAGATAGTTTTGTTTATACCGTTTCTGATGGTAATGGCGGATTATCTAATGCCACGGTCACGTTCACGATTGATCCGGTGAATGATGATCCGGTGGTGATTGAGGGTAGTGCGTCAGGGGCTGAAGATGCGCCACTCGTGTTTGATGTGAGTGATTTAATCTCTGATGTCGATGGCGATGATCTATCTATTCAAAATTTCGAGCAACCGGCTAATGGTAGTTTGGTTCTTGAAGGTACGCAATTTACCTTTACCCCGGATGAAAACTGGAATGGCGATACTAGCTTTGAATACACCGTAATCGATGGAGAGGGTGGTAGCGACATTGGGTCAGTGAGTTTGAGTATTGAGCCAGTGAATGATGATCCAACGGCGGAATCCCATACTTTTGAGCTAAAAGAAGACGGTTCTTTAGTGATTACAGAGGCTGATTTATTGGCAGGTGCTGAAGATGTTGATGGAGATAATCTATCGGTTACACATGTAACAGACCCTGCTAATGGTGAATTGATTGACAATGGTGATAGCACCTGGACCTTTACGCCTGATGACGATTGGAGTGGTGAAACCAGCTTTGAATATACGGTTTCTGATGGTCAGGGGGGTGAAGTTACAGAAACAGTTCAGCTGAATGTTGAAGAAGGTGCAGAAGAGGCCAATGTTCGCTTTATTGTGAATGATCAGAAAACGATTTATCCCGATTATAGTGATGAAGATAGTAATTATGAGGTGAAGCAGCCTGAAGCATTTGGGACTACTGAAGTGATTACGGGTGAGGAAATGGATACCGATGGTATTCGCGATTCTGATCAAATCAGTGTGACCTATCAGGATGAAAATGCTGCAAGCTTACAGTTAGACAGTGGTTGGAACAGTATTAAAAATGCCTTGGCGCAAAGTGATGAAGCGGCTGATATCACGATGACTGATTTTGTGCGTAGCGATGTGAAATTAGGCGGCGATGGTGATAGCTCTGTTGTAATTGATGGAGCAAAACGGGGTGATATCTCAACGGGTGAAGGTGATGATAGTGTTGATGTGACCGCCAAGACCAATAATGCCGGTTGGAGTAATACCTTTAATATAGATACGGGGGCTGGTGCTGATGCAGTGAGCCTCGAGGGTGATAAAGGGTTAACTGAGTTTAATGTCGATACGGGTGCAGGTGCCGATGAAGTGAAACTTGGTGCAGACTATAAAAATTCGGAAGTGAATGTTGGTGAAGGGCATGATGTTGTTACTGGCGGTGAAGGTGAAGATATCGTTTATGGCGGTGCTGGTAATGATAACCTCAGTGGTGGCGAGGGCGATGACATCTTATATGGCGGTGATGCGGCCTTTAGTGTTGAGCGTAACCGAGGTAGTGACACGATCGAGGTAGGTGATATCCCTGATGATGTTGAAATCTCTGCCGTTGGTGGTGATTTAAGTGCAGACTCACATGGTTTTGGTGTTGATGATGGTGAGAAAGACCATATTCATCAGGGATTGAGCCAGGAGATGGCTTATGATCCATTAACTGGAGTCAGTGAAGGGTTGGTCTTTGATTTTGGTCATAATGTGATAGAGGCTGAAATAGAATTTAATCACTTTAAGTCAAATGGTAAAGAGTCTGAGCAAGGCCAATATCGCCTGATTGATAGTGATGGAAATGAGAGTGTGTGGGTGACTTTCACTGCGGCTGATCTTGATAATAATGACGGTGAACTTGTGATTTCAAGTGATGAAGGTTTTGCAGGGATAGAGTTTCGGGCGACGGGTTATGAGTCAGACCCCAAAGGTTGGGAAAACGAGCATCACAATACAGGTAAAGCTTATGATTCCTCAGATTACCTTATAGAAAGCATCAGCTATAGCTATGATGATGTGATTTACCACGAGGAAGGGGGTAATGATGTGTTGTTGGGTGGTCTAGGCAACGACATTCTTTATGGCGGCGGCGGTGATGACACCCTCGATGGAGGTGCTGGGATTGATGAGGTCTATGCAGGTAGTGGCGATGATGCGGCGACTTTTGTGGTGGGTCAATCTGATGGTATTGACCAATATCATGGTGGCACAGGAGATGATACTTTCCGGGTAGAGCTTACCGGTGAGCAGTTAGAAAACAGTGATATTGTCGCAGATTTACGTGAGCTTAATGATTTTATTCAAGAAAATTCAAATGAAAACAGTGACAATGGCCCTATAGAAACCTTTGAGCATCTAGGGGTTCAGGTGGGAGATTTTGAAAAACTGGATATCGTTGTTGATGGTCAATCGACTGATATTGGTGATATTCAAATTGAAAATCAATGGACGAATGATGATTTTGATCGTAGTCAGCATAGCCGACCTGCACATTTTCAAGTAGGTGATCCAGAACACAGTCCTGAAGGAGACGATGCCTTGCATAGCCATCGGCATACGGATTCTACCAAAGACTTTGATCATGAGTGGGATACGAAAGCGCATCACTATCGAGGTCTTGAAGGTGAAGAAGATGCCCGTGATGTGTTAACGGGTTCTGAGGCGAATGATGCCTATACCTTGGACTGGGGTGGTCGTGAGGAGCTGTCGTCTATAGAAGAATTTAATACTGGTGCAGGTGATGATATCGTTGATTTAGCCAGCTATCGCTACGAATATGGTGATACGGTGATGAATCTCGGCGATGGTAAAGACGTAGGTTGGGGGAACCTGGGGGATGACCAGATTTTTGGCGGTGCCGGGAATGATTGGTTGGCGGGTAACTCGGGTGATGATTTATTGCAAGGCGGCTTAGGGGATGATCGCATTGAAGGCAATGCTGGAGATGATGAGATTCATGTTGGCCAAGGTGATGATATTGCCATGGGCCATACGGGTAATGATTTATTTGTCTTTAACCTGGATGAGGGTGATTTAGGTCAGAACTGGATTTCTGGGGGTGAGGGCACGGATACTCTGCAAGTGTCAGGTTCTGAAGGCCAGAACTGGGTGCTGCATGTTGAAGGTGATGGTGAAGAACATACCATTCAAGGCATGGCTGGAGATGCTGGGCAGTATGGTGAAGAACACTTATCTTATTCTGGCAGCTTGGTGTTTGATAACGGTCAGTCTAAGGTTCAGTTCACTGATATCGAGAAAATAGAGTGGTTCTAA
- a CDS encoding substrate-binding periplasmic protein, translating into MDNSYWYPFTFLKDNKPSGVHVDIVTMALKASGYDLYTIKSGPWRRCLKEAQFGMADAVMTASYKPERADYLYYPEDAQSSSPSKWRVSQVGYSAVLLPGANFNGNMSHLPQPVYVPHGYSIGDDIKKSGVTVDSTFYSDLRNFNRLNKLRKGSLVTITTLAQAFLRKNPSYQMVIYPKEIKSKSYFLAFSKKSFLSPSEQQAIWEKIRLIRKKELNNIMVKYVK; encoded by the coding sequence ATGGATAATAGTTATTGGTACCCATTTACATTTTTAAAAGATAATAAGCCTTCAGGAGTGCACGTTGATATTGTTACAATGGCTTTAAAAGCATCAGGCTATGATTTGTACACGATAAAATCCGGGCCGTGGCGAAGATGCTTAAAGGAAGCACAATTCGGTATGGCCGATGCAGTCATGACGGCCTCTTATAAACCTGAAAGGGCGGATTATCTTTATTATCCTGAGGATGCGCAATCCTCATCGCCATCTAAATGGCGAGTTAGTCAAGTAGGTTACTCAGCTGTTCTTTTGCCGGGTGCTAATTTTAATGGCAATATGTCTCACCTTCCTCAACCTGTGTATGTGCCACACGGCTACTCAATAGGAGATGATATTAAAAAATCAGGTGTAACGGTAGATTCAACATTCTATTCTGATTTAAGAAATTTTAACCGGTTAAATAAGCTAAGAAAAGGAAGCTTAGTTACTATTACTACGCTGGCTCAAGCTTTCTTGAGAAAGAACCCTTCCTATCAAATGGTCATTTACCCAAAAGAAATAAAAAGCAAAAGCTACTTTTTAGCCTTTTCTAAAAAATCCTTCTTGAGTCCATCGGAACAACAGGCGATTTGGGAGAAAATTAGATTAATCAGAAAGAAAGAGCTGAATAATATTATGGTTAAATATGTTAAATAG